In the Bacillus sp. FJAT-42376 genome, GCCCTTCCTGCTTACAGTGCCAGCAAAGCAGGTGTCATTGCTTTAACCAAATCACTTGCCTCCCGTTTTGCCAAGCGGAATGTACGGGTAAATGCCATTTCTCCAGGGCCTGTAGATACGAGACTTGCAAGAGGTCTCTATCCAAACGAAGAAGCCTATGAGAAAGCCGCAAAAAATCATCCAAGAGGAAAATTCGGCACGCCCGAGGAAATTGCCAAAGCCGTTTATTTCCTGGCAAGCCCGGACTCAAGCTACATTAATGGCCATAATCTGATCATTGATGGAGGATACTCCCTGTAACGAATAAAAAGGCTGGGACATAACTAAAATTGTTGTCCTAAATCTTGAAAAGGATGTGGTAGAGTATTTTGTTGATACTTAACATCTGTTGATTGGAGCGGAAGGCGTGAGACTCCTGCGGGAGTAGCGGGACAGGTGAGACTCCGCAGTGGCGAAGCCAGGAGGAGGCTCACCGCCCGCCCCGCGGAAAGCGAACGACTTCAGCGGAAATCAACAGCCAAGTTTAACAGAGCTCTTGAAGAAAGCTTGAAAAACAATAAAACCGAACGATTACGAACCTCTTTACTAGAGATTCAAATAATCGTTCGGTTTTTTTATTAGCCGGAATCCTTTTGTCCCAGCCTCTCTTACCTTTGCACGTATACTCTTCTTTTCTTATAAACACTCATTCCATACCCTGCTGCTGCTCCAACTACAGCAGGCAGCAGCCAGCCAATGCCCTGTTCGGAAAGAGGGATGGCATGGATCACGCTGTCAAGGCTTCCTTTTAAAAGGGAGGTATTTAAGAATTCAGCTATACTGTATACGCCTGTAAATAAAACAGCCATATAATAGACCGGCTGATGTTCTTTAAACACACGTTCCATAAGGCCGATTACAACCAGGACAACAAGGATTGGATACACCATACTTAAGATAGGGACAGAGATGCTCAAAATCTGATTCAGGCCAAGGTTCGCAATCAGCATACTCGCCAATGTAAATACAGCCGCCCACAACCGGTAGGAAAGAGCAGGAAGCAAGTTAGAAAAATATTGGCTGCACGCAATCACAAGACCGATTGAAACGCTTAGACAAGCAAGAGTGAACAAAACACCGAGAATGACAATTCCCGCATCCCCGAAAAGCCTGCTGGTCAGCAGAGTCAAAACCTCCGCACCGTTTGCCGCTTTTCCATAACCGGCTGAAGATGCTCCCAAGTAAGCGAGAATGCTGTATACAGCAGCAAGCAAAACCCCTGCTCCGATCCCTACTGTTATCATACTTCGTGAAATCTGCTTTGGCGTTGTCATTCCTCTCGAACGAACTGTATTCGTAATGAGAACACCAAATGCCATGGCTCCCAAAGCATCCATAGTCAAATACCCGTCAAGAAACCCCTGAAAAAAGGAGTTGGTCTCATATATTTCAGCTGGCGCACCTAATGAAGCGGATGGAGTAAACAGTTTTTTCACAAACAAAATAGCTAGGATGGTGAGAGTGACTGGTGCCAATACTTTTCCAAGGCGATCGATCAGCTTGGAGGGAGAAAGGCTGAGCCACAATACAATTCCGAAAAACAGGATGGAATATAATCCCAGAGCGGCTGGCTGAGCAGCAGCCCCTTCACCCAGAAAAGGCTTCATTCCCATTTCATATGCAATGGTCGCTGCGCGCGGAATGGCAAGACCAGGCCCGATACAGAGATAAATAACAACCGGGAAAAGCACCGCAAAATGCGGATGAACCTTTTGATTCAAATTTTCTGCTGTGCCGTGAACGGCAATGGCCATGACTACCATAACAGGGAGTCCGACTGCGGTAACAATGAAACCCGCTAATGATAGAAAGGTATGAGTGCCGGCGGAATAGCCTAAAAAGGTAGGGAAAATTAAGTTCCCTGCTCCAAAGAACATCGAAAATAACATAACACTTATAAGAATCCGGTCTTTCCCGCTAAGTTTTTCCATCCTGATCTCCCCCTTCTCGAACAAAATATAATTATGAAGTATAACAACTGTAAAAAGATTTGGCTATAGCTTTCGAAAAATACTAAAATTTTAAATAAAACGTAAGGGTTTCCAAGATTTCACGCTTGTGGAGAACGGAATGATGGGAGGCGGTCCCACTTGTTTCAGGAATTTAGGACAATTGCTGACTTTACGGGGATCATTGCGGACTTTTCATGATTATTTGCTGACTTTCCGCTACTAATTGCTGACTTTTTATGATTATTTGCTGACTTTCTAGGATTTATGCTGATTGAGTAAAAGCTCCAGCATCCGTTAATCTCATACGACGTTCTAAACAGAAAAACAGCCCGCTGATTCCAGCGGGCTGTTTTTTCATTTCATTACTTGCGGATCCATACCATTCCAGCGGAGTTGTCTTTCGCTTCGCCCATAACTTGAACTTTCAAGCCGTTGCGAGGAAGGATTTTCCCTGCGTCTGGAAGAGTATAGTCAATGTAGGTTTGAGAGTCATCAAACAATGTATTGCCGAGCATTCCTTTGAATGTGTAGTCTCCGCGTGTCGGTGAAGAAACGGAGAATTCAGGTGTTTTATCCCATGAGAATGCTGCATCGGCTACTTGGTAGCGTGTGCTGTTTACCGCTGTTTTTTGTCCATTCAATGTACCCATGACGGTTTCAGGATGAGAGTCAACTACTCCGATAAACCCGTATCCCGGGTGGTAGCCAGGTCCAGTCCAGTTATCAAGGTAGCTTTCATCTCCGTACCATACAAGCATTCCTGTGTTGTATTTCGCACCGCGGGAGAAGGCAAGGGCTTTATCAGATCCTGCATAGTTTCTCCACTCTAGGTAATAGTAGTTATCCTTGTAGTAGTTTCCATCAGAAACGATGAAGCCTTTAAGTTCCATTTTCGGCGTGCCTTCTGCATCATCAGAAAGGACTACTTTTCCATCGACAGTTAGCGTTGCGTTATCAAGCCCGAAGCCGTTAAGCGCCAAGCCGCCGTCTGTTACATAGTTGAATTCCAATTTAATTTTGCTTCCTTTAAATTGGCTGAGGTCATAAGATTTGTCTACCCATTGGTCTAATGAAGTTTCGGCAGTCGCATCGCCTTTCGTATCTTCATCTCCAATTGTATCGATCAATACTTTCGTACCATCCTCTTTTACCGCATTTACATACAGGTAGTCATACTCAAACTCCACTTCAAAGAATGCTTTGTAATCAAACTTAGCTGTTGTAGCTGCTGTTAAATCAAATACCGGAGTGGTCATAGACGTATTAAGATCGTCACCTTTTGTGCTGTAGTAATATTTGTTTCCGAATGCAGGCGCAATTCCTTTTACGGCTTTCTTCGGAAGGTTGATCTTAACAATGCCAGGATTTTTAGATTTTGTTACACTTTGGTCAATGACTGAAGCGTAGCCGAATGCATCGAGATCCTTGTAATCAATCTCCGTGATATTAGCCCAGTTTCCGCCCATTCCTTTTTGGAAGAACTCTTTATTCATCGGAGAGAAACTTGTCGGCTCAGTACCGGCAATGTTTCCGTTCCAGCTTCCGCCGCTCATGATGGACCAGGAAGCAACCGGCTCTCCGGCACCTGTGTACTGTGTGTCATACTCATCCGGCAGACCAAGGTCATGTCCGAATTCATGTGCGAATACGCCGACTGCTCCGTCTTCAGGCTGGATTGTGTAATCAAATGCCGCCATTTGTCCGCCCCAGTACGGTGTAGAAGAGGTCGTTCCTGGAATTTTGTACGGCTGTGTGCCGATTGTCCATCTGTGAGACCAGATGGCATCATCCCCAAGACGTCCGCCTCCAGCTTCCTGTCCTGTTCCCGCATGAATAATCATCAAGTGGTCGACCAGTCCATCCGGTTCGTTTTGATTGCCGTCTCCATCCAAATCGTATTGGTCGAAATGATCATATTCATTCAGATCAATACCGGATGCAACAGCCGCAGTAAGAGCATCCTTCACCAGGTCACGTGCCCCTTTAGGATTTTGGTTATCATGTCCTCCGTTAGGGTTGTCATCACCGTACTCTCTCGCTTTACCAGGAACAGTAAGCCAGTCGGATACCACACCATTCACCGTATAGCTTCCGCCGGACTGCTCTTCATAATATTGCTTAAAGGTTTTAATTTTTTCACCGTTGAACATTGTGAAATCTTCATTGCCGAACATCAGCTTCTGGTAATGCTCTTTATTGAAGTCATTGGCATACATGTATCCCGGCTCCTGATCAACGTTGTTATGCCTGAAGTCAGAGAACTCTGTCAGCAAGACAAGAACCTTATCTTCACGAACTTTTCCGTTATATGTAGCACCTTTAGCAGGATCTACTTTCACTAGCCCATTCGGTTTGCCTTTCGCTGCTTTATTTTTGCCGAATTGTTTCTTAATCTTTTCTTTTTGCTTTGTCATGAATTCTTTTACCTTTGAATCCATGGCATGTCCTGAAGAATCAGGTGCGACAGCAGGCTTCTCGCCTTCTTTTTTCTGAATATAGGATTTTACTGCTTTATTAACCTCTGATTTTGTAGCCGATTTAGAAATAACTCCTTGCTGTTTAAGAGCTTCAGCAAGTCTTTCTTCAGGAATTGTGTTGTAATCGATTGGTGCTGATTCAACTGCGGATGTGTTCACAGCAGCAGAAGCTTGTCCAGTGGCTGGAAGAAGTGTTCCAAGCAGCAGTCCGCTTGCAACTGCCGTTCCAACTGCAGCTTTTTGCCAGCGCTGGCTGTTTCTTTTGACTGATCTTTTTAATTTCCTCAATCCAAGGCCCCCCGTAATCATAAAAAAATGAGTAAAATTAGACATTTTTTCATGAAAATGAAATTTTTTCATTACAAAACTATTATAAATCTAATCTGAATAGAATAAATAGTCCGAAAATTCTATTTTGTAAAATTCACTTAAAGGCCTTTTATCCTATGTTTTTCGTCACTGTTCGTTATCCGTTTTGATTTAATACCATTTTTTGAATAAATAGGAACTTAAACAGAAATCTGTCTGCTCTGCCTTTACCCTATAAAAAAAACCCGGGGATAACCCCCCGGGGACAGGAAAAATGTTATTCTGCGTTTGAACCAGCAGTATTCTGAGACGGCTGTTTTACTTTTGCTGAGGACTGCTTAGCCATTGCTGCTTGCCTTGCTTCCGCTTGTTCCTTCTCAGAAACCTTCTTCATTTCGTTGGCGATAGCAGTTTTTTCGGATGGATCCATCACTTCTGTATGCTTAAAACCAATCATCACCGCTAAAATAGCAATGACTCCCAATGTAGACCATATCCCTTTTATCATTTTCATGACCATTCCTCCCAAATGTTAGTTAGATGAACTCCATGTGCCTGTTCGTCTGGGATCTGCTGCTCCGGATACTTGGCTGCTTTTTTTATCTATACTCAAGGCCATTACGCCTCCATAATAAAATGGAGATTTCTTTACACGTACGTCATAGCCGCGCTTTTCAAGTCTCTTCCTCACATTTTTCGGATATCCAGGTTCCATCGTAATCTGATGAT is a window encoding:
- a CDS encoding immune inhibitor A domain-containing protein; amino-acid sequence: MLGTLLPATGQASAAVNTSAVESAPIDYNTIPEERLAEALKQQGVISKSATKSEVNKAVKSYIQKKEGEKPAVAPDSSGHAMDSKVKEFMTKQKEKIKKQFGKNKAAKGKPNGLVKVDPAKGATYNGKVREDKVLVLLTEFSDFRHNNVDQEPGYMYANDFNKEHYQKLMFGNEDFTMFNGEKIKTFKQYYEEQSGGSYTVNGVVSDWLTVPGKAREYGDDNPNGGHDNQNPKGARDLVKDALTAAVASGIDLNEYDHFDQYDLDGDGNQNEPDGLVDHLMIIHAGTGQEAGGGRLGDDAIWSHRWTIGTQPYKIPGTTSSTPYWGGQMAAFDYTIQPEDGAVGVFAHEFGHDLGLPDEYDTQYTGAGEPVASWSIMSGGSWNGNIAGTEPTSFSPMNKEFFQKGMGGNWANITEIDYKDLDAFGYASVIDQSVTKSKNPGIVKINLPKKAVKGIAPAFGNKYYYSTKGDDLNTSMTTPVFDLTAATTAKFDYKAFFEVEFEYDYLYVNAVKEDGTKVLIDTIGDEDTKGDATAETSLDQWVDKSYDLSQFKGSKIKLEFNYVTDGGLALNGFGLDNATLTVDGKVVLSDDAEGTPKMELKGFIVSDGNYYKDNYYYLEWRNYAGSDKALAFSRGAKYNTGMLVWYGDESYLDNWTGPGYHPGYGFIGVVDSHPETVMGTLNGQKTAVNSTRYQVADAAFSWDKTPEFSVSSPTRGDYTFKGMLGNTLFDDSQTYIDYTLPDAGKILPRNGLKVQVMGEAKDNSAGMVWIRK
- the brnQ gene encoding branched-chain amino acid transport system II carrier protein, which codes for MEKLSGKDRILISVMLFSMFFGAGNLIFPTFLGYSAGTHTFLSLAGFIVTAVGLPVMVVMAIAVHGTAENLNQKVHPHFAVLFPVVIYLCIGPGLAIPRAATIAYEMGMKPFLGEGAAAQPAALGLYSILFFGIVLWLSLSPSKLIDRLGKVLAPVTLTILAILFVKKLFTPSASLGAPAEIYETNSFFQGFLDGYLTMDALGAMAFGVLITNTVRSRGMTTPKQISRSMITVGIGAGVLLAAVYSILAYLGASSAGYGKAANGAEVLTLLTSRLFGDAGIVILGVLFTLACLSVSIGLVIACSQYFSNLLPALSYRLWAAVFTLASMLIANLGLNQILSISVPILSMVYPILVVLVVIGLMERVFKEHQPVYYMAVLFTGVYSIAEFLNTSLLKGSLDSVIHAIPLSEQGIGWLLPAVVGAAAGYGMSVYKKRRVYVQR